One Streptomyces sp. CG4 genomic window, GGTTCGCCGGGTTCGGCCTTGTTCTAGGATCCTCTGGCTATGGGGGGATCTTTTCGTGGCCGGTGGCGCCTGACTCGTGCCGTTGCTGTGGCGCTGGCCGTACTGGCCGTGATGGTGTTACTGGGCGTCGTGCTCCTGGTTCTTCCGGGGCTGATAGTCGACCACGACCTCGCAGGTGGCCACCTCGCTGCAGCGGACCGGTTGAACGCGGTGAACAACGTGCGTACCACGCTTCTGCAGACGGTCGGCGGTGCGGTCGTCCTGTTCGGCGCCTATGCCACATGGCGGCAGCTGCGCGTCAGCCAAGACGGGCTGCACGCAACCCGCGAGGGGAACATCACCGATCGCTTCAGCCGGGCCGTGGATCAGCTCGGCAGTGACAAACTGGACGTGCGGATCGGAGGCATCTACGCACTGTGGCGGATCGCGGATCATTCCGACCATGACCGCGAGGCGGTCGTCTCCATCATGGCGGCGTATCTGCGGACACACCTTCCCTGGCCGCCGCAGGAACCCGCAGTTCCGGCGGCCGACGTGTCCATTAACTCGGTGCCCCCGCTGGAGACCCACGCCGCGGACGCCCAGACGGCGCTGACCTGCCTCGGGGTCCTGTACCAGGAACGCCGTCCGGAGTGGCTCAACGTCAGTTTGACCGACCTGCGCCGAGCCGACTGTGACGGATTGTCGCTGCACGGAGTCAACTTCGACGGCGCATGCATGGAAGCGGCGAGCGTCTACCAGGTCAACTTGAGCAAGGCGTCACTGATCGCCGCCAACCTGCGGCATGCCGAACTCGGCACTTCCATTCTCCACCAGGTCCGCTGTCTGCAAGCCGATCTGCGCGGCGCACGCCTGGTCAAAGCCGACTTGAGGTCGGCGGACTTCTCCGGTGCGGACCTGCGGGAGGCGAACCTGCGCAAGGCCCGTGCCCAGGGTGCCGTGTTCGCCGGTGCGGACCTGCGGTTGGCCGACCTCCGGGGCTGTGACCTCACCGACACTGACCTGCGAGAGGCGAGGCTGGAAGGCGCGCTGGCGAGCGACCTAACGATCTGGCCGACCGACTTCGACGCTCAAACAGCCGGCGTCGTTGTCACGGCGGACCCTGGCATCGAACCGGACAATCTGCTTCCGGCTGCCGCGCTCACGAGGCGAGTCCCGCTGCTGCAATCCGAGCCGATGCATGGTCCGTCAGCGTCGGCGAATTGAGCAATCAGGCAGCCCAGCCGATGGGCCGTCCGCCCCAGCGGATCGGACGTCACCGCACATCC contains:
- a CDS encoding pentapeptide repeat-containing protein translates to MALAVLAVMVLLGVVLLVLPGLIVDHDLAGGHLAAADRLNAVNNVRTTLLQTVGGAVVLFGAYATWRQLRVSQDGLHATREGNITDRFSRAVDQLGSDKLDVRIGGIYALWRIADHSDHDREAVVSIMAAYLRTHLPWPPQEPAVPAADVSINSVPPLETHAADAQTALTCLGVLYQERRPEWLNVSLTDLRRADCDGLSLHGVNFDGACMEAASVYQVNLSKASLIAANLRHAELGTSILHQVRCLQADLRGARLVKADLRSADFSGADLREANLRKARAQGAVFAGADLRLADLRGCDLTDTDLREARLEGALASDLTIWPTDFDAQTAGVVVTADPGIEPDNLLPAAALTRRVPLLQSEPMHGPSASAN